From Planctomycetota bacterium:
GAGCCGCTTCGCGTTGACAAGGCCCATCCGCTTGCTCGCCTCGTCGCCGAGCCCCGGCACCTTCTTGGCCGTGTAGACGTCGACCCGGCTGATGAAGATGGAGTAGACGCTCTTGAATCGCTCCAGCCCGTCCTTCCGCTTCTGGGCCCCACGCCACACCGCGTCGCGAGCGGCCTTGTACTGACGCTCCGTGAAGATGAGCGTGACGTTCAACGTCAGCCCGTCGGCCGCCATCGTCTCAATCGCTTCCAAGCCGGCCGGCGTTGCAGGGACCTTGATCATGCGGTTCGTGTACCCGCTGCACCAGTACCGCCCGAGGCTGATGTAGCGCCGGACCCGCTCCTCGTGCGGCAGGTTTGCCTCGGGATCCTCGATCAGCGGGTCGAGCTCGAAGCTGACCCAGCCGTCGTTGCAGCCGGTGCGTTCCCAGATCGGCTGGAACTGCTCCTGAGCCTTGGAGACGAGGTAGTCGCACATCATCCACGCTGCCGAGCTGTCGGTGGCGTCGCGGAGCATCGACTGCATGGTCTCGTCGAACCGACCGCTCTTGATGAGCGACGAGATGATGGCCGGGTTGCTGGTCGCCCCGGTGATGCCGCGGTCGATATTGGTGGTGACCTCGTCGGGGTCGACGCTGTCGAGCCAGAGTTTGGTGCCGGTGTCGATGAGGCTGGCGAGGGCGGTGGTCATATGAGGCAGCTTATCGCCGCCGGCAGCCGTCACGAACCCGCGATTGGCCCCGTGGCAGGGCCGTGCCGCGGCTTGTCCCTCGCCCTCCCTCGCCTACACTGTCGGCCCGCCGGGAGTGTACCGAAGTGGACAAACGGGTCTGACTGTAAATCAGATGGCACTGCCTTCGGGGGTTCGAATCCCTCCGCTCCCATCCGGCGATACACCTGCGACTTCTCGAAGGGTGTTTTTCGTTTTCTGGCCCCCTCTTACCCTCTCCGCATGGGAAATCAGGCGTGGAGGATCGTTGGGCGGGATGACTCGACGGGTGACGACGTCACCATGACCATTGAGGCGACGACGCAGGAGTCGGCCGTCCGGCGGGCGGGGCGGCGTGGGGTTCGGGTCATGCAGGTCGCTCCCATCGTCGACAGTGTCGATGAGCCGCACGACGACGTCGGCGGCGGCTACGTCCATCCTCCGCGCTACGCCCAGCCGTCGGTCGTGCATCACCACCACCACGACAGTGGCGTGAGCGGCGGTGTCGCGGCGTTGCTGAGCCTTTTGATTCCAGGCGTCGGGCAGATGGTCAATGGCAAGGTAGGTGCCGGCATCGTCTGGCTGATCGGAACGTTCATTGGCTACTTGCTCTTCATCGTGCCGGGGCTGATTCTCCACATCATCTGCATTGTCGACGCCGCCAACAGCAGTCCGCAGCGGCGGCAGTACTGAACGCGTCGGGCAGCCGTTCGGCTGAAACCCGAGGCATCGTCTGTCACGCCGTGGCCGCGAGGTCAGCTGGTGCTTCTGTCAGCCTGAGCGTGGCGAACGCCTCGTCGCTGGTCTGTCGCTGCCGATCGCTGTACACGGCGTCGTGGAGATCGTCGTCGAACGTCGGGATCATCGCCTTCATCCGCTCGTGGCCGTCGGGCGTGGCAAGCTCGTCGGCGAAGCAGCGTTTGATGACGTCGAGCATGATGTTGGCCGAGACGCTCGCACCCGGCGACGCTCCGAGCAAAGCCGAGATGGTGTTGGCCTCGTCGGTGATGACCTCGGTGCCGAAGTGGACGATGCCGGCGTCGCCGTCGGTTTTCTTAATGGCCTGCACGCGGATGCCAGCGTCGATGAGTTTCCAGTCGTCGGCCTTGGCGTCGGGGTAGAAGTTGCGCAGCTCGACCAGCCGCGTGTTCATGCTCTGCAGCCCTTGCTGGATGAGGTAGCGGACCAGCGGCAGGTTGTGCAGGCCGACGCGGACGAGCGAGGCGATGTTGTCCAGCCGCACCGAGCCCGGCAGGTCGAAGAGTCGGCCGGTCTTGTGGAGGAACTTCGTCGTCCACGCGGCATAGGGCCCGAAGAGCAGAGCCTTTTTGCCGTCGATGATCCGCAGGTCCAGGTGCGGCACGGCCATGGTCGGCGCGGCGCCGGGCGACAGGCCGTAGACCTTGGCGCGGTGTTTCTCGACGACGGCCGGGTCGTCGCAGACGAGCCACTGCCCGCCGATCGGAAAGCCGCCCAGGCCCTTGGCCTCGGCGATGTTCGCCTTCTGCAACAGCGGCAGACTCCCGCCGCCGGCCCCGAGGAAGACGAACGACGCGAATACGGAAAA
This genomic window contains:
- a CDS encoding transaldolase family protein, translating into MTTALASLIDTGTKLWLDSVDPDEVTTNIDRGITGATSNPAIISSLIKSGRFDETMQSMLRDATDSSAAWMMCDYLVSKAQEQFQPIWERTGCNDGWVSFELDPLIEDPEANLPHEERVRRYISLGRYWCSGYTNRMIKVPATPAGLEAIETMAADGLTLNVTLIFTERQYKAARDAVWRGAQKRKDGLERFKSVYSIFISRVDVYTAKKVPGLGDEASKRMGLVNAKRLWADNEAFWADKNLKLQQEIIFASTGKKLDWQDEDYYPKHVAGGGIQTNPPETNDAIAAGSATYERTVDKLPDEAVLKELDEKVDLQAMEDFLMEEGIEKFAKPQKALLDAVKQQRAQLTS
- a CDS encoding malate:quinone oxidoreductase, whose protein sequence is LKPNARIRLFEAHSEFAGEASNGWHNAGTGHAGLCELSYTPHRGADGEVDVSVAVKIFEQFEHSKQFWSSLVRDGVIDDPATFVRPVPHIAFVFGQEQVDFLRSRHRQMTKHHFFADMAYTEDRERIRQWAPLLLEGRDPNEPVAATKADDGTDVNFGSLARQQVEWLGRQDGCSSQVAHKVVGLGKQADGRWKVTVQPKNGERFSVFASFVFLGAGGGSLPLLQKANIAEAKGLGGFPIGGQWLVCDDPAVVEKHRAKVYGLSPGAAPTMAVPHLDLRIIDGKKALLFGPYAAWTTKFLHKTGRLFDLPGSVRLDNIASLVRVGLHNLPLVRYLIQQGLQSMNTRLVELRNFYPDAKADDWKLIDAGIRVQAIKKTDGDAGIVHFGTEVITDEANTISALLGASPGASVSANIMLDVIKRCFADELATPDGHERMKAMIPTFDDDLHDAVYSDRQRQTSDEAFATLRLTEAPADLAATA